ACCTTTCGTTGGCAGTCGGTTGCTACAGTTGACCTTAGTTCGGGAAAGCAGCAATTAGTTTGGCAAAATCTTCAAGGCGGTGGTTTAACCCTGGATGCTTTTTGCCTGACCAACGATCTTGATTGGAACCCTAACCAAGCGGTGCGTAGCCAATCGGGCAACAGCCAGACTGGAATTAAGCAACCTCAATGGGGAAAAAGTTTGATTATCGTTCACGCAGAAACATTTGAGCAGGCAAAAGGACAAGATTTAAGTATAGTTCCTGAAACAGGTTTACGTACCGATATTGCCACTGCTGCTAATCAATTTCCTCAGTGGCAAAGCTGGAATAATGCAGAAATACACATCTTGCCCGATCGCGGCTGGGTCAACGCGATTTTGCCAGTAACCAAGATAGATAGCCAGTCACACACTATTTATGTCAACTCTAAACAAAATCTCCTGCCAGGAAATCGCTTTTTTATTGCTAATACCCGTGAAGCTTTGGATAGTCCTAACGAGTGGTATTTAGACCGCGATACTGGAGAATTGCTTTACTACGCCGATTGTCCCAATTTTCCCCATGACGTAGATGTTGTAGCACCAAAATTAGAGCAACTCATTATTTTAAAGGGCGATCGCGATCGGGCAAAATATGTCGAAAACATTTACTTCTACGGTTTGACCTTTACAGATACCAACTATACTCTGACAGATAACTATTACTTTCCCGCAGATGCAGCTATTTGGTTATCGGCAACGCGACGATGTGTAATTGAAAACTGTAATTTTGTGCTACTGGGTGGTTATGGCATACGGTTAGAACAAAGTAGTGCCGAAAATTACTTAGTCCACAACAACATGACTAAGTTGGGTCAAGGAGGAGTTGTGCTTTCGGGGAACAAGACGACTCAGCCGTTAAATAATACGATCGCAGCCAATCAAATTTATGACTGTGGCAAAGTTTACAAGCACGTAGCGGGAATTTATCTCATTACTGGTAGTGGTAATCTTATTGCTCATAACCGTATCAGTAATCTGCCGCGCTATGGGATCTCGCTTAAATCTCTCGATCGCGATCGCTATTCTCACCACAACATAATTGAGTTTAATGAAATTATCGATACCAATTTAGAAACCAACGACACTGGAGCAATAGAAACCTTAGGACGAGATAAACAGGCTAGTGGCAATATTATTCGGTTTAACTTTATTCGTAATGTAGTTGGCATGAAAACTACCCAGCAGGGACAAATTGTTTCACCATCCCTTACTTGGGGCATTTATCTCGATGACTACAGTAGCGGTACGCTGGTTTACGGCAATATTGTTATCGGTACTGTCCTGGGTGGAGTTATGATTCATGGTGGCAAAGACAACCAAGTTGAAAACAATATTTTTATTGGTGGAGTAGAAAACCAAATTCAAGTATCGCCCCAAGATGAATTTATGAGGAATAATCAGTTTTCTCGCAATATTGTTGTCTGTGACAGTTTGCAGGCAAAACTTTGGGATAGCAACAAAAATTGGCAGCCCGATTTGATCGTCAACAGCGATTTTAATTTATACTGCCACACCGATGGTTTAAACCTAGCCAAAACTGGCAAAGCCATTACACCTGAAGGAGATTTTCAACAATGGCAAGCTGCTGGCTTCGATCTTCATTCTTTAGTTGCCGAGCCACCATTTCTAACCTCTCTAAACCAAGATTTCAATCAAATTCAGCCAAAAGATTTTAAACTCAAGAGTGACTGCGCTCTAGTTGAGCAACTTCAGATTCAAGCAATTCCCCTTGAATCTATAGGTATTGAAGGCTTTGAGCAACAACTCCAAGTTTTTAGCTAACTACTTCTGCTTCCAAGCTCACGTGTTAATTGATTTGACTATATTGAACTATTGCTTTGTTGGATGAAAACCCCAGTTGCTTTCTTAATTTTTAATCGACCAGATACTACCCAAAAAGTATTTGAGGTAATTCGTCAGGCGCAACCAGCCAAACTTTTAGTAGTTGCTGATGGTGCCAGAATTAATCGCCCAGAAGAAGCGGATAAATGCCAAACTGCACGGGCAATTATTGATTCAGTTGATTGGGAATGCGAAGTGTTAACTAATTATTCCGAGGTTAATCTAGGCTGTGCTAAAAGGGTTTCTAGCGGATTAAATTGGGTATTTGAACTGGTGGAAGAAGCAATTATTTTAGAGGACGATTGTTTACCAGATCCGACTTTTTTTCCCTTCTGCGAACAGCTTTTAGACCGCTATCGCCACGATAACCGCATCGCCGTCATCTCAGGACAAAACGTTCAATTGGGTAGAAAAAGAACTAATGATAGCTACTATTTTTCTCGCTATAATCTCTGCTGGGGTTGGGCAAGCTGGCGCAGAGCTTGGCAAGATTTTGACTTTGATATGAAACTATGGACAACAGTAAAAGAAGCAGGTTGGTTAGAAGATATTTTGCTAGATAATGGTGCGGTCAAATTTTGGGATTATTTATTTCAATCCACTTATGAAGGACAGATTGACAGTTGGGCAATTCGTTGGACGTTTTCCTGTTGGATGCAAAATTATCTAAGTATTTTAGCCAATCACAACCTGATCTCTAACATTGGCTTTGATGCTCAATCGACTCATACAACCAAAAAAAATGTTTTTGCTAATTTACCAACCAAGCCAATTGAATTTCCGCTCCAACATCCACCTTTCATGATCAGAAACAATAGAGCCGATCGCTTTACGCAAAGAACCTTATACGGTATTAATCCAGTTGCCAATACTAAAAGAGCAGTCAAAATATTTCTGCAAACAACTCCTGTAAAAAAATGGCTTTAGGTGTTGCTAAGCATAACTAATTATTGATAGTCTCATTCCATTAACTACCAACTACGTCAATATTTAACCACCTAATTTGTGAAAATTCTGAGCTTAAGCACCAGTGATTTGATCGGCGGCGCACCCCGCGCGGCCTATAGATTACATCAGGGATTGATCGCAGCTGGTGTTGATGCTCAAATGCTAGTCCAAAGAAAAATGAGCGATGAAGCTCAAGTGATTGGCGCAACCAACAAACTATTCAAAGGTTTAGCCATTACTAGACCGACATTGGATGCCCTACCGCTGTCATTTTATCGTCAGCGCGATCGCACGCCGAATATTTATTCTTGCCAATGGTTGCCTAGTCGAATCAATGCTCAAATTCAAGCTTTAAACCCCGATTTAATTAATCTTCACTGGATCTGTGGTGGCTATTTTCCGGTAGAAACTATTGCTAAATTTAACCGCCCTCTAGTTTGGACTCTTCATGATATGTGGCCATTTACTGGCGGTTGCCATTACAGTCAACAGTGCGATCGCTATCAACAGTCTTGTGGTCGATGTCCCATACTTAAAAGCGGTCAAACTTGGGATTTTTCTCGCTGGCTCTGGCAACGTAAAGCTAAAGCCTGGCAAAATCTTAACTTGACTATCGTTACTCCTAGCAAATGGTTAGCTGATTGCGCTAAAGCTAGTTCACTGTTTCAAAACTTACCCATCAAGGTAATTCCTAATGGTTTAGATATTCATAAATATCAGCCTATCGAGCGACAGCTTGCTAAAAAACTTTTGAATTTGCCTTTAAACAAGCAAATAATCTTGTTTGGTGCAATGGGTGGTACTAGCGATCCGCGCAAAGGTTTTGCGCTTTTACAAACTGCTTTGCAGCACTTGAGGTTATCTATCTCACCAGATCGGGTTGAACTCTTAATATATGGTTCATCTCGACCAGCTAAATCAGTTGATTTAGGTTTTAAAACTCATTATTTAGGTTATCTCCATGATGATATTTCCCTCGCCATTGCCTATGCTGCTGCTGATGTCATGGTAGTACCTTCTACTCAAGAAGCTTTTGGACAAACGGCTTCTGAAGCCTTGGCTTGCGGTACACCTGTGGTAGCATTTAACACAACAGGTTTAAAAGATATTATCGATAGTCAACAAAACGGTTATTTAGCCACAGCTTACGATCCGCAAGATTTAGCCAGAGGAATTGTTTGGATTCTAGAAAGTCCCCAACGCTGGCAACAGTTATCTGAATGTGCCAGAGCCAAAGTAGTTCAGGAGTTTACCATTCCAATTCAGAGCGCTCGATACCTTAAACTTTTTCAAGAAATTTTAGCCGATTGATATGCAACTTAAACTAGCTAATAACCACAGCCAAGATATATCAAGCCATAAAAATGACAAAGCTATTTTCCTGTTTTTGGGGTTGGCTTTATGGGTTTTTATTCCCATATTAGGCATTTTTCCGCTAATTTTCTTTATTCATCTAAATCAAAAGCCAAAAAGCAAGCTTAACGTCATTGTTTCTCTATTGGTAATCTTGACAATTACTATTTTTGTCTCATCGGCAGATATTATTTCTGACTTAGCTGTGTACGTTGACAATTACGGCAAACTGGATACTAAAAATCCTTTTGAAATCTCTGGAGCGCTGGGTCTAGAATGTTTGCTTTGGTTAGTTAGTTATCCAATCTATATACTTTCTAACGGCTCTAACTATGCTTTTATTTTTTTCTGGTCTTTCTTGGCTAACGCCTTAACTTTCTTTGTAATTGCCAAAGGATTTTCACCTCGAAATTACGGTTTACTGCTGCTATTTATTGTTTCTAATCCTATTTATATCGGGTTTCAGGGTTTTTTAGTTAGACAGTATTTTGCTACTTTGATCTTTCTTATAGCTATTATCAACATAGATAAAAAACCTTTAATGTGGGGACTTTATCTACTTAGTTTGTTTGCTCATCTGGCAAATCTAATCTATTTGCCCATGTTGCTGTTATACGATAAAGTTCGCTTGTTAGGGAACAAAGTGGTCGTTGTATTAATAGTTGCCTTAGGAGTTGCCTTACCTTTTAGTAATACTTTGGTGGTAAATTTATCCGAGCGTGTCGCAGGTTTATTACCTGGCGACTATTCTATGCTCATTGTCGGAAAAACCGCCTACTATGCCAAAGAAAGAGTTAATGAATCTAGCTTTATCGCTCCTTTAATCGAACATTTATTGGTTTTTGTAATTATTTTTGTTTTTGTTAAAAATAAAAACTTTAAGACTGCTAAAGAAAAATTAATTTATTTTTTATATCCTATTTTATTTATTTTAATGTACTTGGGAAAAGATATTGATATGTTTTCTAATCGTGTTGCCTTTTTGCTTTTTCCTTTTGGTGGTTTATTTTACTATTTTGCAATCGATCATCAGTGGAAAATATTTAAAAGAACTATTTTAGTTTTTGTATTCACGCTTAAAATTATCTATTTCAACTATTATTTATACAATATCACTTTAGGGCAAAGTGAATTTC
This sequence is a window from Coleofasciculaceae cyanobacterium. Protein-coding genes within it:
- a CDS encoding glycosyltransferase family 4 protein, giving the protein MKILSLSTSDLIGGAPRAAYRLHQGLIAAGVDAQMLVQRKMSDEAQVIGATNKLFKGLAITRPTLDALPLSFYRQRDRTPNIYSCQWLPSRINAQIQALNPDLINLHWICGGYFPVETIAKFNRPLVWTLHDMWPFTGGCHYSQQCDRYQQSCGRCPILKSGQTWDFSRWLWQRKAKAWQNLNLTIVTPSKWLADCAKASSLFQNLPIKVIPNGLDIHKYQPIERQLAKKLLNLPLNKQIILFGAMGGTSDPRKGFALLQTALQHLRLSISPDRVELLIYGSSRPAKSVDLGFKTHYLGYLHDDISLAIAYAAADVMVVPSTQEAFGQTASEALACGTPVVAFNTTGLKDIIDSQQNGYLATAYDPQDLARGIVWILESPQRWQQLSECARAKVVQEFTIPIQSARYLKLFQEILAD
- a CDS encoding right-handed parallel beta-helix repeat-containing protein, producing the protein MNLNRRFFLTLMGSSFLANISLGAIAFLLEDLTANSESQSELVFYVAPDGSDRHEGTKDAPFATLHRARSAIRELKRQQNGTLRQPVTVWLRGGTYFLAQSLELTSEDSGTENFPIIYRAYPGEKPVISGGQRITDWKQQGDIWRANLPQVKTGWNFRLLRVNDDWAIRARYPNFEPNNPLTKGWLYLQPSPSQPVAPERGRFNHGVARVHNPGDRLEWNISVPESGKYQVWLRYANNMKAYGVDNMGGRTALRLGKRNTNISIADLPDTGSFSTFRWQSVATVDLSSGKQQLVWQNLQGGGLTLDAFCLTNDLDWNPNQAVRSQSGNSQTGIKQPQWGKSLIIVHAETFEQAKGQDLSIVPETGLRTDIATAANQFPQWQSWNNAEIHILPDRGWVNAILPVTKIDSQSHTIYVNSKQNLLPGNRFFIANTREALDSPNEWYLDRDTGELLYYADCPNFPHDVDVVAPKLEQLIILKGDRDRAKYVENIYFYGLTFTDTNYTLTDNYYFPADAAIWLSATRRCVIENCNFVLLGGYGIRLEQSSAENYLVHNNMTKLGQGGVVLSGNKTTQPLNNTIAANQIYDCGKVYKHVAGIYLITGSGNLIAHNRISNLPRYGISLKSLDRDRYSHHNIIEFNEIIDTNLETNDTGAIETLGRDKQASGNIIRFNFIRNVVGMKTTQQGQIVSPSLTWGIYLDDYSSGTLVYGNIVIGTVLGGVMIHGGKDNQVENNIFIGGVENQIQVSPQDEFMRNNQFSRNIVVCDSLQAKLWDSNKNWQPDLIVNSDFNLYCHTDGLNLAKTGKAITPEGDFQQWQAAGFDLHSLVAEPPFLTSLNQDFNQIQPKDFKLKSDCALVEQLQIQAIPLESIGIEGFEQQLQVFS
- a CDS encoding EpsG family protein produces the protein MQLKLANNHSQDISSHKNDKAIFLFLGLALWVFIPILGIFPLIFFIHLNQKPKSKLNVIVSLLVILTITIFVSSADIISDLAVYVDNYGKLDTKNPFEISGALGLECLLWLVSYPIYILSNGSNYAFIFFWSFLANALTFFVIAKGFSPRNYGLLLLFIVSNPIYIGFQGFLVRQYFATLIFLIAIINIDKKPLMWGLYLLSLFAHLANLIYLPMLLLYDKVRLLGNKVVVVLIVALGVALPFSNTLVVNLSERVAGLLPGDYSMLIVGKTAYYAKERVNESSFIAPLIEHLLVFVIIFVFVKNKNFKTAKEKLIYFLYPILFILMYLGKDIDMFSNRVAFLLFPFGGLFYYFAIDHQWKIFKRTILVFVFTLKIIYFNYYLYNITLGQSEFHYLNDQVYNSSIIDYIEVAIDNFTEDVKIKEKPTRQIS
- a CDS encoding glycosyltransferase family 2 protein yields the protein MKTPVAFLIFNRPDTTQKVFEVIRQAQPAKLLVVADGARINRPEEADKCQTARAIIDSVDWECEVLTNYSEVNLGCAKRVSSGLNWVFELVEEAIILEDDCLPDPTFFPFCEQLLDRYRHDNRIAVISGQNVQLGRKRTNDSYYFSRYNLCWGWASWRRAWQDFDFDMKLWTTVKEAGWLEDILLDNGAVKFWDYLFQSTYEGQIDSWAIRWTFSCWMQNYLSILANHNLISNIGFDAQSTHTTKKNVFANLPTKPIEFPLQHPPFMIRNNRADRFTQRTLYGINPVANTKRAVKIFLQTTPVKKWL